A DNA window from Brassica napus cultivar Da-Ae chromosome C1, Da-Ae, whole genome shotgun sequence contains the following coding sequences:
- the LOC111202134 gene encoding zinc finger MYM-type protein 1-like → MTLFLLGKSMEKFLKRPFIPTPEDNLDDLPWDPAKRKKITTYHSNQRDEVRRKYLARGPCKPYGHNFPKKMIGKSLRRFSPAWFDQYGNWLEYSVSTDRAYCLCCYLFRDDIHKQGGNDTFVTEGFSSWNKSERLASHVGGMNSFHNIAVKMCDSLMKQNHSIAQAFYKHDDVVKNEYRLRLNASVDASRYLLRQGIPFRAHDESEDSGNKGNFLELIRYTADQNEAVRKVVLENAPKNNQMTSPPIQRDIVHCFAEEVVKSIIEEVDHGIFGLLVDESADISHKEQMAVVLRFVDKNGTIKERFIGVVHVKETSSLTFKLAIDDLFAKYGLSLKNIRGQGYDGASNMKGEFNGLRSLILRKNSSSYYVHCFAHQLQLVVVAVAKKHFEVGDFFDMISTLLNVVGASCKRQDVVKEKYREEVKKGISSGEISTGKGKNQERSLPRPSNTRWGSHHKTLVRLVELFSIVIEVLEYIQNEGYDDPKKRQAYGLLKYLCTFDFVFYMQLMLLILGLTENLSMALQEKDQDILNAVSLVGSTKRELQKLGDDGWDSLMVRVSSFCKKHDIEIIMMEDEFVGSGSRRKKSNITNLHHYKISCFNVILDLQLQEFNDRFTEVNTQLLICMAFLSPTNSFKLFDKEKLMKLVEFYPDDFSFFERSSLEQQLDIYIDNIREDGRFHNLESLGDLSRLMVETRKHLVHPLVYRLLKLALTLPVATATVERCFSAMKFAKTASRNRIGDQFLSDCLVCFIEKDLFASVTNETVVKKFQSMAERRVCL, encoded by the coding sequence ATGACACTTTTTTTGTTAGGCAAATCGATGGAAAAATTTCTTAAAAGACCGTTCATACCAACACCTGAAGACAATTTGGATGATTTGCCATGGGATCcagctaaaagaaaaaaaattacaacataCCATTCAAATCAAAGAGATGAGGTAAGACGCAAGTATCTAGCTAGAGGTCCTTGTAAACCGTATGGtcataattttccaaaaaagaTGATTGGAAAATCATTGAGACGCTTTAGCCCTGCTTGGTTTGATCAGTATGGTAATTGGCTTGAATATAGCGTATCGACAGACAGAGCTTATTGCTTGTGTTGTTACTTGTTTAGAGATGATATACATAAACAAGGCGGGAATGATACGTTTGTGACGGAAGGTTTTTCTAGTTGGAATAAGTCTGAAAGATTAGCTTCTCATGTGGGTGGTATGAATAGCTTTCACAATATTGCTGTTAAGATGTGTGATTCTTTGATGAAGCAAAACCATTCCATTGCACAAGCTTTTTATAAGCATGATGATGTTGTGAAGAATGAATATCGTCTTCGGTTGAATGCTTCAgttgatgcttctagatatttATTGCGACAAGGAATACCATTTCGTGCTCATGATGAATCAGAAGATTCTGGTAATAAAGGAAACTTTTTGGAACTTATAAGATACACGGCAGACCAGAATGAAGCAGTACGTAAGGTTGTTTTGGAGAATGCTCCAAAAAATAACCAAATGACTTCTCCACCGATTCAGAGAGATATTGTGCATTGTTTTGCAGAAGAAGTTGTGAAATCTATTATCGAAGAAGTTGATCATGGCATTTTTGGTCTATTGGTGGATGAATCTGCTGATATTTCTCACAAAGAACAAATGGCTGTTGTGTTACGTTTTGTCGATAAGAATGGAACAATCAAAGAAAGATTTATTGGTGTGGTTCATGTAAAAGAAACTTCTTCTCTGACATTCAAGCTAGCTATTGATGATTTGTTTGCTAAGTATGGATTGAGCTTGAAAAATATAAGGGGTCAAGGTTATGATGGAGCGAGTAATATGAAGGGTGAATTCAATGGTCTCCGGTCTTTGATTTTAAGGAAAAACAGTTCAAGCTATTATGTTCATTGCTTTGCGCATCAACTTCAATTGGTTGTAGTGGCAGTTGCGAAGAAACATTTTGAAGTTGGTGATTTTTTTGATATGATTTCTACATTATTGAATGTAGTTGGAGCTTCTTGCAAACGACAAGATGTGGTTAAAGAAAAATACCGTGAAGAAGTTAAAAAAGGAATTAGCAGTGGTGAAATTAGCACTGGAAAAGGGAAGAATCAAGAGCGTTCTCTTCCAAGGCCATCAAACACTCGCTGGGGTTCTCATCATAAGACATTAGTGCGTTTGGTCGAGTTATTTTCGATTGTTATTGAGGTGCTTGAGTATATCCAGAATGAAGGCTATGATGACCCCAAGAAACGACAAGCATATGGTCTTCTTAAGTACCTTTGTACTTTTGATTTCGTCTTCTATATGCAATTGATGTTGCTTATTTTGGGATTAACAGAGAATTTATCCATGGCTTTGCAAGAAAAAGATCAAGACATTTTGAATGCTGTTTCATTGGTTGGATCAACTAAACGAGAACTACAAAAGCTTGGAGATGATGGATGGGACTCCCTTATGGTTAGAGTTTCTTCTTTTTGTAAGAAACATGATATTGAAATCATCATGATGGAAGACGAGTTTGTTGGTTCAGGGAGTCGAAGAAAGAAAAGCAACATAACCAATTTACATCATTACAAGATCAGTTGCTTCAATGTTATTTTGGATTTGCAGCTCCAAGAGTTCAATGATCGTTTTACTGAGGTAAACACTCAACTCCTTATTTGTATGGCTTTCTTAAGTCCTACAAATTCGTTCAAGTTGTTTGACAAAGAGAAGCTGATGAAATTGGTTGAGTTTTATCCCgatgattttagtttttttgagcGTTCTTCTCTTGAGCAGCAACTTGACATATACATTGATAATATAAGAGAGGATGGTCGATTTCATAACTTGGAGAGTCTTGGAGATCTTTCTCGTTTGATGGTGGAAACGCGGAAACATCTTGTACATCCTTTAGTTTACAGACTTTTGAAGTTAGCATTAACTTTACCAGTTGCTACGGCAACTGTCGAGAGATGTTTTTCTGCAATGAAGTTTGCGAAGACAGCGTCGCGCAACCGAATTGGAGATCAATTTTTAAGTGATTGTCTTGTTTGCTTTATTGAGAAGGATTTGTTTGCATCGGTAACAAATGAAACAGTGGTGAAAAAGTTTCAAAGCATGGCTGAACGTAGAGtatgtttgtaa